In the Campylobacter sp. RM6914 genome, one interval contains:
- the mfd gene encoding transcription-repair coupling factor — MQAKVYEYLSKNSCEILICEDDKEANLCADAAEFAGYKSFKLPDFRARFGDDLRSFSQELFEISTILSKYYKFDGKKIIISPVCTLLNPLPAKKHLQSKSINFADKVNLNELADELMRLGYETVDIVESVGEFSVRGDIIDIFAIGSDEPVRILLFDDEVESIRNYSPSTQISHKIELERIEITPFIANLSKDEFENVNEKIGSLNTDALLGDINSLGFWVIDDFVDYLTNFSCKLVKEINFDDFERDLKTLKSIEILPEAKIYKDLSVTPNKDFFELNQNKKITVLARNEGLFNTYDLREFKNLEFINSPLVVNLTSSEHIVISLNKFDKKSRVKRASLVIDELKINDYVVHEDYGIGKFLGLEKVTVLGATKEFVVIAYQNDDKLLLPVEHLNMIDRYIAQSGSAAVLDRLGKASFAKIKEKVREKLFVIASKIIAMAAQRELINGEVIDKNDLEYLKFSQKANFEYTKDQTRAVEEILSDLKSGRVMDRLLSGDVGFGKTEVAMNAIFACVKSGFQSLFFVPTTLLSSQHYKSLKERFDGFDIKIFRLDRFTSAKEKAVITKALNDGEPCVCVGTHALLSVKASKMGLIVVDEEHKFGVKQKEKLKEISATSHILSMSATPIPRSLNMALSQIKSYSVLQTPPSSRLDVRTNVREWDEKVIKEAIMRELRRGGQVFYIHNHIADMEQTKKNLLKILPKLRILVLHSKISAQVTEDEMIKFEDGEYDLLLCTSIVESGIHLPNANTIIVENANKFGMADLHQLRGRVGRGDKQAYCYFLVEDKQALSKDALKRLVALESNSFLGSGSVLAYHDLEIRGGGNIMGEAQSGHIEAIGYSLYLKMLEDEINLLLNKQSVKLNKIDLKLSINAFLNQDFIREDRLRLEIYRRLSKCDEVNAVHEIASELEDRFGKIDVYTAQFLQLIIIKILALKCGFKSISNADQNIVLTKENDEKVRLKSRSKDDDDIVEEILSYLRKEMRSND; from the coding sequence ATGCAAGCAAAGGTTTATGAGTATCTTTCAAAAAATAGTTGCGAAATTTTAATTTGCGAAGATGATAAAGAGGCGAATTTATGTGCCGATGCGGCGGAATTTGCAGGATACAAGTCGTTTAAGCTTCCTGATTTTCGTGCTCGCTTCGGAGATGATCTTCGTAGTTTTAGTCAAGAGCTTTTTGAAATTTCTACCATTCTTAGCAAGTATTATAAATTTGATGGCAAAAAGATTATTATAAGTCCAGTATGCACGCTTTTAAACCCGCTTCCTGCAAAAAAACACTTGCAAAGCAAAAGTATAAATTTTGCCGATAAGGTAAATTTAAACGAGCTTGCAGATGAGCTTATGCGTCTTGGATACGAGACAGTAGATATCGTCGAGAGTGTCGGTGAGTTTAGTGTCAGAGGCGATATCATTGATATTTTTGCGATAGGCTCGGATGAACCGGTTAGAATTTTACTTTTTGACGATGAGGTTGAGAGTATAAGAAATTACTCTCCGTCAACGCAAATCAGCCATAAAATAGAGCTTGAGCGTATCGAGATAACTCCTTTTATTGCAAATTTAAGCAAAGATGAATTTGAAAATGTAAATGAGAAGATCGGCTCTTTAAATACGGATGCTTTGCTTGGTGATATAAATTCACTTGGGTTTTGGGTGATAGATGACTTTGTCGATTATCTAACAAATTTTAGCTGCAAGCTTGTAAAAGAGATAAATTTTGATGATTTTGAGCGTGATTTAAAGACGCTTAAAAGTATTGAAATTTTGCCGGAAGCAAAGATTTATAAAGATCTATCCGTAACGCCAAACAAGGACTTTTTTGAACTAAATCAAAATAAAAAGATCACCGTTTTAGCAAGAAACGAAGGGCTTTTTAATACATACGACTTAAGAGAATTTAAAAATTTAGAATTTATAAACTCACCGCTTGTTGTAAATTTAACCTCAAGCGAACATATAGTAATTTCGCTAAATAAATTTGATAAAAAATCACGCGTAAAACGTGCAAGTTTAGTCATTGATGAGCTAAAGATAAATGACTACGTCGTGCACGAGGACTACGGTATCGGTAAATTTTTAGGACTTGAGAAAGTTACCGTTTTGGGTGCGACAAAAGAGTTTGTTGTTATTGCTTACCAAAATGACGATAAACTACTTTTGCCGGTAGAGCACTTAAATATGATCGATCGATATATCGCACAAAGTGGCTCGGCGGCAGTGCTTGATAGGCTTGGCAAGGCAAGTTTTGCAAAAATAAAAGAAAAAGTTAGAGAAAAACTCTTTGTTATCGCTTCAAAAATCATAGCAATGGCAGCACAACGTGAGCTAATAAACGGTGAAGTGATAGATAAAAACGATCTTGAGTATCTAAAATTTAGCCAAAAGGCAAATTTTGAATACACAAAAGACCAAACAAGAGCTGTTGAGGAAATTTTAAGCGATCTGAAAAGCGGTCGCGTGATGGACCGTTTGCTAAGCGGCGATGTTGGTTTTGGCAAAACAGAAGTTGCTATGAATGCGATATTTGCTTGTGTTAAGTCTGGCTTTCAGTCGTTATTTTTTGTTCCCACGACGCTACTTAGTTCGCAGCACTATAAAAGCTTAAAAGAACGTTTTGATGGATTTGATATTAAAATTTTTAGGCTTGATAGATTTACAAGCGCCAAAGAAAAGGCTGTTATAACAAAGGCGCTTAATGACGGCGAACCTTGCGTTTGTGTAGGAACCCATGCCTTACTTAGCGTAAAAGCTTCTAAAATGGGTCTTATCGTTGTTGATGAAGAGCATAAATTTGGCGTAAAGCAAAAAGAAAAACTAAAAGAAATTTCAGCCACTTCGCACATCTTAAGCATGAGTGCGACGCCGATCCCAAGAAGTTTAAACATGGCTTTAAGTCAGATCAAGTCCTACTCTGTTTTACAAACTCCGCCTAGCTCAAGACTTGATGTTAGAACAAACGTTAGAGAGTGGGACGAAAAGGTTATAAAAGAGGCTATCATGCGAGAATTAAGGCGTGGCGGACAGGTCTTTTATATACATAATCACATTGCTGACATGGAGCAAACCAAAAAGAATTTGCTTAAAATTTTACCGAAATTACGAATTCTCGTCCTTCACTCAAAGATAAGCGCCCAGGTCACGGAAGATGAGATGATTAAATTTGAAGATGGCGAATACGACTTGCTTCTTTGCACAAGCATAGTAGAAAGCGGGATCCATTTGCCAAACGCAAATACAATAATCGTCGAAAATGCAAATAAATTCGGCATGGCAGACCTACATCAGCTTAGAGGTCGTGTTGGTAGAGGCGATAAACAGGCTTACTGCTATTTTTTAGTTGAAGACAAGCAAGCACTTTCAAAAGATGCACTAAAAAGGCTTGTAGCGCTTGAAAGTAACTCATTTTTAGGCTCCGGAAGCGTTCTTGCGTATCACGATCTTGAGATTAGAGGTGGTGGAAATATCATGGGCGAGGCGCAAAGCGGCCATATTGAAGCGATAGGGTATTCGCTCTATTTAAAAATGCTTGAAGATGAGATAAATTTACTTCTAAACAAACAAAGCGTGAAGTTAAATAAAATCGACTTAAAACTTAGCATAAACGCCTTTTTAAACCAAGATTTTATCAGAGAGGATCGTTTGCGTCTTGAAATTTATAGAAGACTTAGCAAATGTGATGAGGTGAATGCTGTTCATGAGATAGCAAGTGAGCTTGAAGATAGATTTGGCAAGATAGATGTTTATACGGCTCAATTTTTACAGCTTATAATCATAAAAATTTTAGCATTAAAATGCGGTTTTAAATCGATCTCAAATGCTGATCAAAATATTGTTTTAACAAAAGAAAATGATGAAAAAGTAAGACTTAAGTCAAGAAGCAAAGATGACGACGATATAGTTGAGGAAATTTTAAGCTATTTAAGAAAGGAAATGAGGTCAAATGATTAA
- a CDS encoding endonuclease III domain-containing protein: MTSTQLFLTLLNSKTRDDFNALGWLQEGTFEVVIGAILVQNTAWKNVEKALLNLKTANKLSLDAVLSLSVQELAMLIKPSGFYNTKAKRLNGLCTAIKSEFENFENFKESVDREWLLGVKGVGAETCDAILAYACNRPYMVVDAYALRILTHLGYEFESYDEASEWLSALEYDKIYKILGDKYDEVEILKLYHGLILEFCKENFKGKNLSKSGELVLKNTKI; the protein is encoded by the coding sequence ATGACATCTACTCAGCTTTTTTTGACGCTTTTAAATTCCAAAACAAGAGATGATTTTAACGCGTTAGGATGGCTACAGGAGGGCACTTTTGAAGTTGTTATCGGTGCGATACTCGTTCAAAATACCGCATGGAAAAATGTAGAAAAAGCTCTTTTAAATTTAAAAACCGCAAACAAGCTAAGCCTTGATGCGGTGTTGTCATTATCTGTGCAAGAACTTGCTATGCTTATAAAGCCTAGCGGATTTTACAACACAAAGGCAAAGAGGCTAAACGGACTTTGCACTGCAATAAAGAGTGAATTTGAAAATTTTGAAAATTTTAAAGAGAGTGTTGATAGGGAGTGGCTACTTGGCGTAAAAGGCGTTGGCGCCGAGACGTGCGATGCGATACTAGCTTATGCTTGTAATAGACCATATATGGTAGTTGATGCGTATGCTCTTAGAATTTTAACTCATTTAGGATATGAATTTGAAAGCTATGATGAGGCTTCCGAGTGGTTGAGCGCGCTTGAATACGATAAAATTTATAAAATTTTAGGCGATAAATACGACGAAGTTGAAATTTTAAAGCTATACCATGGACTCATACTTGAGTTTTGCAAGGAAAATTTCAAAGGCAAAAATTTGAGCAAAAGCGGAGAATTGGTACTAAAAAATACAAAAATTTGA
- the cysK gene encoding cysteine synthase A: MIYENITQTIGKTPVVKLKSGENEAEIYAKLEFFNPGSSVKDRIAFNMIQKMLQNGKLKDGDTIVEPTSGNTGIGVAMVGSALGFKVVLCMPESMSIERRKIVAAYGAKLELTEAAKGMKGAIARATELAAQPNHVILSQFENEFNPEAHELNTGVEIIADFDSLDAFVAGVGTGGTISGVAKKLKEKGYNTKIVAVEPEASPVLSGGNPSPHKIQGIGAGFVPDTMNLDIVDEIQKISNEDAMLGAREVAKSEGILFGISGGAAYVAARRVAKALGKGKKVLFIAPDNGERYLSTELYGV; this comes from the coding sequence ATGATATATGAAAATATCACACAAACTATCGGCAAAACCCCGGTAGTTAAACTAAAATCAGGCGAAAATGAAGCTGAAATTTATGCTAAGCTTGAATTTTTTAATCCAGGAAGTTCTGTTAAAGACAGAATCGCTTTTAACATGATACAGAAAATGCTACAAAACGGTAAGCTAAAAGACGGCGATACTATAGTTGAGCCTACAAGCGGCAATACCGGAATAGGCGTAGCCATGGTAGGAAGCGCACTTGGATTTAAGGTCGTCCTTTGTATGCCTGAAAGTATGAGTATAGAGCGTCGCAAGATAGTAGCGGCGTATGGAGCAAAGCTAGAGCTAACCGAAGCAGCAAAAGGTATGAAGGGCGCTATAGCGCGTGCTACCGAGCTAGCTGCCCAGCCAAATCATGTGATATTAAGTCAATTTGAAAACGAATTTAACCCAGAGGCTCACGAGCTAAATACTGGCGTTGAGATCATAGCCGACTTTGACTCGCTTGATGCTTTTGTTGCGGGAGTTGGCACCGGTGGAACTATAAGCGGTGTTGCTAAAAAACTAAAAGAAAAAGGCTATAACACCAAAATAGTAGCCGTAGAGCCTGAGGCTTCACCTGTATTAAGCGGCGGAAATCCTTCACCTCATAAAATTCAAGGCATTGGTGCTGGATTTGTTCCTGATACGATGAATCTTGATATTGTTGATGAAATTCAAAAAATCAGCAACGAAGATGCTATGCTTGGCGCAAGAGAAGTTGCTAAAAGCGAGGGTATACTTTTTGGTATTAGCGGTGGTGCTGCTTATGTTGCCGCAAGACGCGTGGCTAAGGCGCTTGGAAAAGGTAAAAAGGTTCTTTTTATAGCTCCGGATAATGGTGAAAGATACCTAAGCACTGAACTTTACGGTGTGTGA
- a CDS encoding ATP-binding protein yields MINWENVLATVFRERKNELVAVSDIDFVDINSLLGIETQKEQLLENTQKFIDSKEANHVLLWGERGCGKSSLVKAVFTKFYTKGLRVIEIGCDDLRFLPEIIDEIRKSEFKFIIFCDDMSFEDGSKEYKFLKPIMEGSIQKPPKNVLIYATSNRRHLLSEYKSDNVSTLVSQDEIHYSDATQEKISLSDRFGLWISFYQGSFNDYLKIVDFYFKDYTGDKEKLHELAKNYATLRASRSGRTAKQFYIAFKDSFK; encoded by the coding sequence ATGATTAATTGGGAAAATGTCCTAGCAACGGTTTTTAGAGAACGCAAAAATGAGCTTGTAGCGGTTAGCGATATTGATTTTGTAGATATAAATTCACTCCTTGGCATAGAAACACAAAAAGAACAACTGCTTGAAAATACTCAAAAATTTATAGACTCAAAAGAGGCAAATCACGTCTTGCTTTGGGGCGAGCGTGGATGCGGTAAGAGTAGTTTAGTAAAGGCTGTCTTTACTAAATTTTATACAAAAGGGCTTAGGGTTATTGAGATAGGCTGTGATGACCTGCGATTTTTGCCTGAAATCATAGATGAGATTAGAAAAAGCGAGTTTAAATTTATCATCTTTTGCGATGATATGAGCTTTGAAGATGGTAGTAAAGAGTATAAATTTTTAAAGCCGATCATGGAAGGTTCTATACAAAAACCACCTAAAAACGTCCTGATATACGCTACTTCAAACCGAAGACATCTTTTAAGCGAGTATAAAAGCGATAATGTTTCAACTCTTGTTAGTCAAGACGAAATTCACTACTCAGATGCAACTCAGGAGAAAATTTCTCTTTCTGATAGATTTGGTCTTTGGATAAGTTTTTATCAAGGCAGCTTTAACGACTACCTAAAGATAGTTGATTTTTATTTTAAGGATTATACCGGAGATAAAGAGAAGCTTCACGAGCTTGCTAAAAACTATGCAACTTTGCGTGCAAGTCGTAGCGGACGCACGGCAAAGCAGTTTTATATAGCTTTTAAGGATAGCTTTAAATGA
- a CDS encoding YdcH family protein, with translation MLHEHTDLINELKTKNARFASLCQKHKELDAQIDRGSLGAKELEILKKEKLRLKDEIYSEVLKYKNSI, from the coding sequence ATGTTACATGAGCACACGGATCTTATCAACGAGTTAAAAACAAAAAACGCACGTTTTGCTTCACTTTGTCAGAAGCATAAAGAACTAGATGCGCAGATAGATAGAGGCTCTTTGGGTGCAAAAGAGCTTGAAATACTAAAAAAAGAAAAACTAAGATTAAAAGATGAAATTTATTCTGAAGTTTTAAAGTATAAAAATTCTATATAA
- the rpmB gene encoding 50S ribosomal protein L28: protein MSRRCAITGKGPMVGNNVSHANNKTKRRFMPNLRTIHVTLEDGTTRKIKVAASTLRTMKKQSN, encoded by the coding sequence ATGTCAAGAAGATGTGCCATAACAGGTAAAGGTCCTATGGTTGGAAACAACGTAAGCCACGCCAACAATAAGACTAAAAGAAGATTTATGCCAAACCTAAGAACGATTCACGTTACTTTAGAAGATGGCACCACTAGAAAAATCAAAGTTGCTGCTTCAACTCTTAGAACAATGAAAAAGCAATCAAACTAG
- the argJ gene encoding bifunctional glutamate N-acetyltransferase/amino-acid acetyltransferase ArgJ produces the protein MFKITALQNGLENVDGFYFGGVKSGFKKDANDLGFIRSDEAVDVSANFTSNKFRAAPIRHFLKYPKNFKTNFILLNSKNANAMTGEAGVNDIDTLFTRLKETLNLNLVNPIMSSTGVIGYRLNIDKISASFDKFELNSRDSNATVSAIMTTDSFKKELAYEVELKDGSKFKIAAICKGAGMINPAFATMLCFILTDANIPKEDMDELLDGAVKQSFNCVSVDGDTSTNDTVMLLSSRKSNSYNKNAFKEVLNLLTKELSLMLVKDGEGSTKVVEFEVKGAKNLEEAQRAAKALSNSLLVKTAIFGEDPNWGRIASTIGASNVECDEDKLVIFYDDVLLYDKNHKELDKAREADAHAIMQKPNYKISCDLGVGEANFSAYGCDLGHAYVSINADYRS, from the coding sequence ATGTTTAAAATAACTGCTCTACAAAACGGGCTTGAGAATGTTGATGGATTTTATTTTGGAGGAGTAAAGTCAGGTTTTAAAAAAGATGCAAACGATCTAGGTTTCATAAGAAGCGACGAAGCTGTAGATGTTAGTGCAAATTTTACAAGTAATAAATTTAGAGCCGCTCCTATAAGGCATTTTTTAAAATACCCTAAAAATTTTAAAACAAATTTCATCTTGCTAAATTCTAAAAACGCAAATGCAATGACCGGAGAAGCTGGAGTTAATGATATAGATACTCTTTTTACAAGACTAAAAGAGACATTAAATTTAAACCTTGTAAATCCGATCATGAGCTCAACCGGCGTCATAGGATATAGGCTAAATATCGATAAAATCTCAGCATCGTTTGATAAATTTGAGCTAAATTCTCGTGACAGCAACGCAACCGTAAGCGCGATAATGACAACAGATAGCTTTAAAAAAGAGCTTGCTTATGAAGTAGAGCTTAAAGACGGTTCTAAATTTAAAATAGCTGCGATATGCAAGGGTGCAGGTATGATAAATCCGGCATTTGCAACCATGCTTTGCTTTATCTTAACCGACGCAAACATACCAAAAGAAGATATGGATGAACTTTTAGATGGTGCAGTAAAACAAAGCTTTAACTGTGTAAGCGTGGATGGCGATACCTCAACAAATGACACCGTCATGCTTTTAAGCTCACGCAAATCAAACTCTTATAATAAAAATGCTTTCAAAGAAGTTTTAAATCTACTCACAAAAGAGCTTTCTCTTATGCTAGTTAAAGACGGCGAAGGTTCAACAAAAGTAGTAGAATTTGAAGTAAAAGGCGCAAAAAATTTAGAAGAGGCTCAGCGCGCAGCAAAAGCTCTTTCAAATTCGCTTCTAGTAAAGACGGCGATATTTGGAGAAGATCCAAACTGGGGACGTATAGCCTCAACTATCGGCGCTAGTAATGTAGAGTGTGATGAAGACAAGCTTGTAATCTTTTACGACGATGTGTTGCTTTATGATAAAAATCACAAAGAACTTGACAAGGCTCGCGAAGCCGATGCTCACGCGATAATGCAAAAACCAAACTATAAAATAAGCTGCGATCTTGGTGTGGGAGAAGCAAATTTTAGTGCATACGGATGTGACTTGGGTCATGCATATGTTAGTATAAACGCTGATTATCGTTCATAG
- a CDS encoding potassium channel family protein has product MSFITRLKKFLNWSSSTKPEINLNTELYEQLKPFRLPLICVVLMMTVGSLGYVFIDNFSLIDGIYQAGMTFTTVGFTEVAPISTKGRLFTITFILLGFVVFTFSIGILVEVLKKGLLIGILKERNMLYKIARLKNHFIICYHNIYTIELSAQFRENHIPFVVVDNRDDLAELAEEHKYPYFIKAQPHTQTAFLKTHLSSAKGLITLSPNIADNIALIASVRLYEKEIGRKRPFFVMTNSDNEDDTERLKKLGANSVVSPSRLVAQRLSAMSVRPDMENMLEQFLYKKDSPIDIEEILVPDYSWVRFKRLKETHLRNITNADVVGIRDMNNKFIPMPNGDTLIGTGTKLLVIGTVDGIRLTKRVIKSKHKPEEFKYV; this is encoded by the coding sequence ATGTCTTTTATAACAAGGCTTAAAAAATTCCTCAACTGGTCTAGCTCAACAAAGCCGGAAATAAACCTCAACACTGAACTATACGAACAACTAAAGCCCTTCAGACTTCCGCTTATCTGCGTCGTTTTAATGATGACGGTAGGTTCGCTCGGATATGTATTTATCGATAACTTTTCATTAATAGACGGCATATATCAAGCAGGTATGACATTTACCACGGTCGGTTTTACCGAAGTCGCACCTATATCGACAAAAGGACGACTTTTTACCATCACCTTTATATTGCTTGGTTTTGTTGTTTTTACGTTTTCTATCGGTATCTTGGTGGAGGTTTTAAAAAAAGGTCTATTAATCGGTATTTTAAAGGAAAGAAACATGCTTTATAAGATCGCGAGACTAAAAAATCACTTTATAATCTGCTATCATAACATATACACCATAGAGCTTAGTGCACAATTTAGAGAAAACCATATACCTTTTGTAGTAGTGGATAATAGGGATGATCTAGCCGAACTTGCAGAAGAACATAAATACCCCTACTTTATCAAAGCTCAGCCACATACCCAAACAGCATTTTTAAAAACGCACCTCTCAAGCGCAAAGGGACTAATAACTCTAAGTCCAAACATCGCTGACAATATCGCACTCATCGCTTCGGTTAGACTTTACGAAAAAGAGATCGGTAGAAAAAGACCATTTTTCGTAATGACCAACTCTGACAACGAAGATGATACCGAGCGCCTCAAAAAACTAGGAGCAAATAGCGTCGTTAGCCCGTCTCGTCTAGTAGCACAAAGACTAAGCGCCATGAGTGTGCGTCCTGATATGGAAAACATGTTAGAGCAGTTTTTATACAAAAAAGACTCACCGATCGATATAGAGGAAATTTTAGTGCCTGACTACTCGTGGGTTAGATTTAAAAGGTTAAAAGAGACACATCTACGTAATATCACAAACGCCGACGTGGTAGGTATCCGCGACATGAACAACAAATTCATACCGATGCCAAACGGCGATACTCTCATAGGCACCGGGACAAAACTTCTAGTTATCGGAACGGTTGATGGTATACGTCTTACAAAGCGCGTGATAAAAAGCAAACACAAACCAGAGGAATTTAAATATGTTTAA
- the epsC gene encoding serine O-acetyltransferase EpsC: MNFWAEIKELVGVVKEKDPSVKKCCFVAILINTPGIHAIAIHKFAHFLYKKERFFLARFISQISRFITGIEIHPGATIGRRFFIDHGMGVVIGETAQIGDDVMMYHQVTLGGTGKECGKRHPTVGNGVTIAAGAKILGAITIGDGAKIGANSVVLKNVPRNATVVGIPARVVRVNGNKYEPEFMI; encoded by the coding sequence ATGAATTTTTGGGCTGAGATAAAAGAGCTAGTAGGGGTCGTAAAAGAGAAAGACCCCTCTGTTAAAAAGTGCTGTTTTGTAGCAATACTTATAAACACTCCCGGCATTCATGCTATAGCGATACATAAATTCGCGCACTTTTTATATAAAAAAGAGCGCTTTTTCTTAGCTAGATTTATTTCACAAATTTCAAGATTTATAACCGGTATTGAGATACATCCTGGTGCTACGATAGGTCGTAGATTTTTTATAGACCATGGTATGGGTGTTGTTATAGGAGAGACTGCGCAGATTGGAGATGATGTGATGATGTATCATCAAGTTACACTTGGCGGCACGGGAAAAGAGTGTGGCAAGCGCCATCCAACGGTTGGCAATGGAGTAACTATAGCTGCAGGCGCAAAAATACTTGGAGCGATAACTATAGGAGATGGTGCAAAGATCGGTGCAAATTCGGTTGTTTTAAAAAATGTTCCTAGAAACGCTACGGTTGTTGGGATCCCGGCTCGCGTGGTTAGAGTAAATGGCAATAAATACGAGCCGGAGTTTATGATTTAG